DNA from Acidobacteriota bacterium:
CCCGGCCGGCGGCCTTGCAGAAGGCGCCCCAGAACTTGGGCTCGATCGCGGCCAGCGAGATGTCCCGGCCGTCGCGCGTCCGGTAGACGTTGTAGCAGGGATGCCGGCCGGAGAGCGGCAGGCGGCCCCGGCCGCCGCGCTCCCCCGCCGAATAGTCGCCGAGGGGCATGACCATCCAGGACAAGGCGCTGTCGAGCATGCCGATGTCGAGATGGCGGCCCTCCCCCGTCTTCTCGCTCTCGCGGAGACAGGCCAGGATGCCGGCGGCGGCGTACAGGGCCGAGCTCAGGTCCGCGATCTGGACCGGCGGGATGGTCGGCCGGGACTCGGGCCAGCCGCACAGGCCGAGCAGGCCGGCGCGGGAGATGAAGTCGAGGTCGTGTCCGGCCCGGTCGCGGTCCGGCCCGTCCTGGCCGAAGCCGGAGATCGAGCAGTAGACGACGCGCGGATTCACGGCCCGGACCGCGGCGTAGCCGACGCCGAGCCGGTCGACGGCGCCCGGCCGGAAGCTCTCGACCACGACGCCGGCCGAAGCGGCGAGCCGGAGGAAAAGGTCCCGGCCGGCGGCGGCCTTGAGATTGACGGCCAGGCTCTTCTTGCCGGCGTTGAGGGCCTGGAAATAGGCGCTCAGGCCGCCGACGAAGGGGCGGAAGGACCTCATGTAATCGCCGCTTTCGAGGTCTTCGATCTTGATGACCTCGGCTCCCAGGTCGGCCAGGATCATGGTGCAGAAGGGGCCGGGAAGGAGCCGGGAAAGGTCGAGGATGCGGACGCCTGCCAACGGAGGTTTCTTCATGCCGTATCCTATTTAACAGAAAGGCCGCGGCCGGTCAATCGGCGGCCGGCGGGAGCTTGTCCCGGCCCGGGTTGACATCCCCTGCTCAACCGACAATAATGGGGGAACTGCAGATCGTACCCGCCTTTTGAGGATCAAAGGAATGAAAAAGGGAGAAGATGAGCACATGCGAGTGAAGATCGCCGGCACCGGGAAATGCCTGCCGGGGACCGACGTCCCCGGGAGGGTCGTCACCAACGAGGAGATCGTCCGGGTCCTTCTGGCCCACGGCGCCGTCAAGCCGGGTACCGACCGGCCCTGGGGGCCCGACGAGCTGACGCCCCAGAAGATCGTCGATCTCGTCGGCATCCGCGAGCGGCGCTGGGTCGCCGACTCCGTCAACACCTCGGACATGGCCCTGGTCTCGGCCGGCGCCGCCCTGGCCGACGCGGGCATCGGCTGGCAGGATATCGGCATCCTGGCCGTCGGCAGCTCGACGCCCGAGGCCCTCTTCCCCTCGACCGCCTGCATGCTCCTGAACAAGGCCATCAAGGGCGAGATCGCCGCGGGCCGGCTCAAGGAGAACGAGGCCCGGAACGCGATGCGCATCCCGGCCTTCGACGTGCTGGCCGCCTGCACGAGCGGGCTCTACGCCGCCGACCTCGTCCGCAAGCACCTTCTTTTCGGGGAGACCGGATCGCGGTACGGCCTGGCGCTCGGGACCGAGGTGCTCAGCCGCGTTCTCGATTTCTCGGATTCCAACGCCGACCTTTGGGGAGACGGTTCCGCGGCCGTCGTCCTGGAACGGACCGACGGCCCCGGCGGCATCGTCTGCATGGAAACGGGCACCGACGTCCTCGGCATCGACACCGCCTACAGCACCGGGCACGATACCCGCCATCACGACGCGCCCGCCCATCCGAACGTCACCATCAAGGGACACGAGATCCAGAAGTTCGTCCTGCGCATCATCCCCGAGCTCATCGTCCGGACGCTCGAAAAGGCCAACCGCACGCCCGGGCGGACGCGGGATTACCGCATCGAGGACGTCGATCTCTTCATCTGCCACCAGGCCAACGCCCGGATCTTCGAGTTCCCGTCCAAGAAGCTGGGCGTCCCGCTGGAGAAGTTCTACGTCAACGTCGACCGGCGGGGCAACTGCTCCTCGACGTCGGTCCTGCTGGCGCTCCGGGAGGCGGTCGAGGAAGGGCGTCTCCGGAAGGGCGATCTGGCCCTCCTGGTCAGCTTCGGCGGCGGGCTGACCTGGGGTTCGATGCTGGTCGAATGGTAGTCCCCCTGCTTCGCCTCATTCTTTTCGCGTTCATCGCCTACGTCGCGTTCCTGTTCGTCCGCGTCTATTTTGGGCTGAAGAACCTCCGCCCCAAGGCCCGGACCGGGCCCCGGGGCGGGGTCCGGGGCGCAATGGTCAAGGACGAGGTCTGCGGCACCTACATCCCCCGCGACGAGGCCCTGACCGAGGTCCGCGACGGCGTCGAGCGCTACTTCTGCTCCGAGGACTGCCGCCGCAAGAGCCGGGCCCGCTGAGCGGCGAGCCCGCGCCCGCCCCGGCGGTCAATCGGACGTGAAGGCGATCCGGAAATCCGTGTACTCGCCCGTGGCCTGCTCGCGGCGGACGTCGAAGCTCTCGATGCTGGCCAGGCGCGGGCCCTCGCGAAGCCGCTCGAGGAAGCTCTCGATCTGGGAGGCCGGGCCCTCGGCCAGGACCTCGACCCGTCCGTCGGACAGGTTCCGGACCCAGCCGGTGACGCCGAGGCGCGAGGCATATTTTTCGGCGAAGTAGCGGAAAGCGACGCCCTGGACGCGCCCCCCGGCGAAGACGCGGAACCTGACGAGCTCGCTCCCCATGATCTCCTAACCTGTGAATACTCCAGGGCCCGAAACAAAGTCAAGAAGCGCGCCGGCATCCGTGGTAGAATCGGGGGCGCGGACGGGACCATGACCAAGAGCCTGATCACCATCGCCGGCTGGGACCCGACAGGGGGCGCGGGCGCCCTTCTCGACCTCCGCGTCTTCGAGCGGCTCGGGAGACGGGGCTACGGCGTCCTGACGGCCGTGACCGCCCAGAGCCCGGCGGCGGTGGCCCGCGTCGTCCCCGTCCCGGCCCGGGCCGTGACCGACCAGTTCGAGCGGCTGGCGGAAGGGCTCGAGATCGGGGGGATCAAGGCCGGCATGCTGGCCACCTCGGCCAACCTCGGCGCCGCGGCCCGGATCCTCGGCCGGATGGAAGGCCGGCCGCGCGTCATCGACCCGGTCCTCCGGTCCAGTTCGGGCCTGCCCCTCCTCGAAAAGAAGGCCTGGCCCCGCCTCCTCGAAGCCTGCGCCGGCCGGGCCGAGCTCATCACCCCGAACCTGGCCGAAGCGGCGGTCCTCGCCGGGCGCCCGGTCCGGGACCTGGCCGGGATGAAGGAGGCCGCCGAAAGGATCCACGCCCGATCGGGCCTCGCCTGCCTGGTCAAGGGCGGGCATCTCGAGGGCCGGGCCGCCGACGTCCTTTTCGACGGCCGGGATTTCGCCGAGTTCCCGCATCCCCGCGAGGCCCGGGACGTCCACGGCACGGGCTGCTTCCTGTCGTCGGCCATCCTCTGCTACCTGGCCGAAGGCCGGCCCCTCAAGGAAGCGTGCGGGCTGGGCATCTTCCGGACGGTCCAGGCCATCCGCTGGGCCGTGCCGGCGGGCGGGGGGCGGTGGGTCTTCGACCTCGCCCGGGGGAGGGGCCGGCTGCCGCTCGGCTCGCCCTCATGACCGGCGGGCGCCCCGGGGTTCAGGGGCGGAGGCCGGTGATCGCGCTGAAGCGCTCAGGGCCGATGTTGCCGCCGCTGACGAACGCGACGATCTTCCGGCCGGACCGTGAGGCCGGGGCATGGAACAGGGCGGCGAAAGGCAGGGCCCCGGCTCCTTCGATCATCCGGCCGTGGACTTCGCGGGCGAAGGCCAGGGCCCGGACGATCGCGGCCTCGGGCACGGCCTCGATGGCGTCGACGAGATCGCGGCAGAGCGGGAAGGTGATCGCGCCCGGCTCGATGCCACCGGCCACGGCGTCGGCGATCGTCGGCCGCTCATCGATCTCGACGAGGCGGCCCGCCTTCAGGGACGCGGCCATGAAAGCCGATGTCTCGGGCTCCACGCCGACGACCCGAAGTCCCGGCCGGACGGCCTTGAGATAGGCCGCCATCCCGGCAATGAGGCCGCCGCCGCCGACCGGGACGAGGACCTCGTCGATGCCGGGGAGCTGGACGTCGAGCTCGAGCCCGGCCGTGCCCGCGCCGAAGATGATGTCCCAGTCGTTGTAGGGCGAGACGAAGACCCGGCCGGTCCTGGCGGCGGTCTCGCGGGCCAGGGCCTCGGCCCGGTCGCAGCTGGCGCCCCGGACCTCGACGTCGACGCCGAGGGCCTCGATCCTCTTCTTCTTGGCCTCGGCGACCGTCTCGGGCAGGAAGAGCTTGAGCCCGATCCCCTCGAGCCGGGCCGCCTGGCTGATGGCCAGGCCGTGGTTGCCCGTCGAGGCCGAGACGACGCCCCTGGCCCGGTCCGCGGGCGACAGGGACCTGAGCTTGTTGAGCGCTCCCCGCAGCTTGAAGGATCCGGTCGCCTGGTCGCACTCCCATTTCACGAAAACCTCGGCCCCGAGTTCCCGGCTCAGCGGCCCCGATCGCTCGACCGGGGTCTTCCGGATATCGTTCCTGATCCGCTCGTACGCTTCGCGGATCCTCGCGGCCATGTCGATCGCCGTCTCGGCCATGCTTCTATCTCCCGGGGCCACCATAGCACACATGATCCCGCGGGAAAACCGCGACGTTCCTGAATTTCGTTTTCTTCGCCCGGACCGGCGGCCGGGCGGCTCGGAACGCGCGCCGCGCAGGGGAAAACAGCGCGATGGCCAGTTGTTTGTTGTGAATTCGGCGGGGCGAAGGTAGAATAGTTTGTTATGGCCAAGTATTGCGTCGGCACCGCCGGTTGGAGCTACGAGGACTGGGAGGGCATTGTCTATCCGTCGCCCAGGCCCCGCGGCTTCCACCCCCTGGAGTACCTGCCCCGGTTCATCGACATCGTCGAGGTCAACAGCACCTTCTACCGTCCGGCGCCGCCGGCCATGGTCCAATCCTGGCTGAGGAGGATCGAGGCCCGGCCGGATTTCCTGCTCTCGCTGAAGCTCTACCAGGCCTTCACCCACGCCCGCGAGGGCTTCACCGCGAAGGACGTCGACGACGTCCGCCGGGCGACCGACCTGGTCCGGCTGCGGGGCCGCCTGGCCGCGCTCCTGGTCCAGTTCCCCTGGTCCTTCCGGAACTCGCCCGCGAACCTCGAATACCTGCGGCGCCTCCTGGACCTCTTCGCCGGCTATCCCCTGGCCGTCGAGGTCCGCCATGCCGGCTGGGACGCGCCGGCCTTCTACGATCTGCTGCGCGAGCGCGGGTCCGCTTTCTGCAATATCGACCAGCCGCTGTTCGACGACTCGATCGCGCCCTCGGCGGTCAGCACCACGCCCGACTTCGCCTACGTCAGGCTCCACGGCCGCAACGCCGGGAACTGGTTCCGGGAGGGAGCGGGCCGCGACGACCGCTACGACTACCTCTATGCCCGGGACGAGCTCGACGGCTGGATCACGCGCATCAAGGAGCTTGGCGCGAAGAGCGGCAAGGTCTATGTCATCACCAACAACCATTACCGGGGACAGGCCATGGCCAACGCCCTGCAGATCCGGAACATGATCACGGGCCAGAAGGTGGACGTCCCCGAGCCGATGCTCGAGAAATACCCTGTCCTCCGGCAGATCGTCCGGGCCATCCAGGCGGGGCAGAGGGACCTCTTCGACAAGGACGGCGGCCCGGGGACCGACGACAAAGGAGAAACGACATGAACTGGTGGGAAACCGATTTCGCCTCCGTGTGCGGCAACCGGCTGCAGATCGCCGGCCGCGACGCGGCCGCCCTGGCCGGGCGCTACGGCACGCCGCTCTATATCTACGGGAAGGACCGCATCCTCGAGCGCTACGGCCGCCTCGACGACGCCTTCGCCCGCCACTCGCCGCTCCCGGCCCGCATCTGCTACGCCATGAAGGCCAACCCCCACCGGGGCATCCTCCGGCTCCTCCTGAAGCGGGGGGCCTGGATCGACGCCGTCTCGCCGTGCGAGGTGGAGACGGCCCTCAAGGTCGGCTTCCCGGCGGAGCGGATCCTCTTCACAGGGACGAGCGTCAGCCGGAGCGACCTCCGGTTCGTCTTCGGCGTCGAGGGGCTGACGATCAACATCGACGCCGCGGAGCAGCTCGAGGTCATGAGCGAGATTAAGCGCGAGTTCCCGGACCGGACGATCCGGGTCTCGGTCCGCTGGAACCCGGGCCTCGGCCGCGGCTTCGACGCCAAGGCCATCACGGCGGGCAAGCGGTCGTCAAACGGCACCCCCATCAAGTTCGGCGTCGAGGCCAGGAAGGTCCTCGACGTCTTCCGGCGGGCCCGGCGGCTGGGCTTCCAGCCCGTCGGCCTCCACCAGCACCTCGGCTCAGGCTGGGTCCGCGAGGATTTCGGCATGGTCAAGGCGGCGGTCGACCGCATGGTCCGCAAGTTCCGGGAGATCGAGCGGGCCGGGTTCCCGCTCGAGTTCATCGACTTCGGCGGCGGCTTCGGGCCGCGCTACCTCAAGAGCCGCGGCCTCTTCCCCGTCGAGGACTACATCGCCTATATCTGCGGCGCCGTGGCCAAGGCCGGCCTCGGGGCGAAGGCCCTGGCCATCGAACCGGGCAAATACATGGTCGGCGACGCGGGCGTCCTCCTGCTCGGCGTCGAGTACGTCAAGGAGAGCTACGGCAACATCTTCGCCTGCGTCGACGGCGGAACGTTCAACACCGTGCCCCGGCCGGCGATCTACCTCACGGCCCACCACGAGATCGTCAACGCCTGCCGCGTCGACGGCCAGCACAAGGCCCGGATCACCGTGGCCGGGAACCTCTGCGAGACCGGCGATGTCTTCGGCCGCGAGCGTCTCATGCCCCTGCCCGAGTCCGGCGACATCCTGGCCGTCCTCTGCGCCGGCGCCTACTGCCGGAGCATGGCCTCCCGCTTCAACCTGAGGGAGATCCCCCGCGAGGTCCTGATCTGAGGGCCGCCGCGGCCGGCCGGCCCGGGCGCGGGGACGGGCTCACTTCCGCAGGAAGGCGATGATCTCGTCGAAGTCCGGCAGCTGGGGGATGTCGTATTCCCTGATGAGAGCCAGGCGGCCGGACTCGTCGACCACGAGGTTGGCCCGGCCGGAAAAGCCGTCCTCCTCGCGGAACAGGCCCAGGGCGTGGGCCACCGCGCCGTGCGGCCAGAAATCGCAGAGCAGCCGCGTTTCCCTGATCCCCAGCTCCTTGGCCCAGGCATGCTTGCAGGGGAAGCTGTCGACGCTGATGCCGACCGCGACCGTCCGCAGAGAATCGAAGACGGCCTTGCGCGCCTCGAGGGCCTTCATCTGCTCGGCGCAGACCGGCGTCCAGGCCATCGGGTGGAACGACAGCAGGACGCGCCGGCCGCCGAACTCGGACAGCTTGAAGTCGCGGTTATGGTGGTCCTTGAGCGTGAAGTCCGGGGCGATATCCCCTTCCCAGATAGTCCTCGTGTTGCCCATCGAGATGCCTCCCCTCCGTTGACGCCGGCCGGGCCGGATCGTCCCGCTCATTATGGCACAGCCCCGGCGGGTAGACAAGACGGGGGCGCCGGCGCATTGACCGGCCTTCGGACCCCGCCTATAATCCGGCCATGACCTCCAGGGAACGGATGCTGCGGGCCCTGGCCCGGGAAAAGCCCGACCGGCTGCCGGCCACCGTTCACCAGTGGCAGAAATGCCATCTCGATGCGTTCATGGGCGGCGCGAGCGAACTCGAGGCCTTCGCCGCGGCCGGCCTCGACGCGGCCGTCCAGTTCTCCCAGGATCTTGGCAACTACTGGCTCAGGGACGCGGACTTCGGACGATTCTCGTCGCCGGAGTGGCGCGACGAAGCGACGGTGCTGGGCGCCGGCTCCGACCGCCGGGTCGTCCGGCATACGATCACGACGCCGGGCGGGGTCCTGACCTACGCGGCCGAGGGAAACCGGATGACGACCTGGGTGACCGAGTTCCTCATCAAGCGCGACGACGACATCCGGCTCATCGAGAAATACATGCCGGTCGGCGCGCTCGACGTCGCCGCCACGGAGCGGGCCTACGACGCGGTCGGCGATCGTGGCATCCTGCGCGGCTTCGTCTGGGGCGACCAGGCCGGCTGCTGGCAGCATGCGGCGCTCCTCCTCGACGTCCAGGACCTCATCCTGCGGACCTTCGACAAGCCGGACTGGGTCCACGAGCTGCTCCGGATCCTTCTCGAGAAGAAGCTGCGGTTCATCGAGACGATGCGAGGGGCCCGCTTCGACATCGTCGAGACCGGCGGCGGGGCGGCCTCGTCGACCCTCATCTCGCCGGCCATCCACAAGGAATTCTGTTTGCCCTACGACCGCCGGATGCACGACGCCCTCCACACGCTCGGCTTCAAGGCCGTTTACCACACTTGCGGCGGGACCAGGGGCATCGAGGAGCTCATCGTCGCCAACGGCTGCGACGCTTCGGAGACCCTGGCCCCGGTCTCGATCGGCGGCAACCAGGAGCCCTGGGAATACAAGGCCAAGATCGCCGGCCGCCTGGCCCTCATCGGCGGCCTCGACCAGTTCAACGTCCTGACCGCCGGGCCGGCCGCGAGGATCCGGGAGAAGGTCCGCGAGCTGTTCGAGAAGGTCGGCGGCGACGGCGGCTACATCCTGTCGTGCTGCGACCACTTCTTCGACACGCCGCCGGAGAACCTCCGGGCCTACGCCGAGGCGGCCCGGGACTGCGTCTACTAGCGCTCCGCCGGGGCTCTCGATTCCCTGATGCGGTCAAGCCCGGTCCGTCCCGAAGGACTTGATCCTGCGGTCATTCCGGCTTCAGGAAGTCCCCGTCGACGATCAAGAGCGTCGCCCCCACCTCCGTCCGCGAGCGGTGCGAACTGGCCCCGTCCGAGACGACGTAGGTCATGCCCCTGGTCATGACCGTCCGGTCGCCGTTCTCCTGCTCGTTGACGAATTCGCCGTCGAGGCAATGCACGATGTGCCCTTTCCGGCACCAGTGGTCGGCCAGGTAGCCCGGCGAATACTCGACGATGCGGATCCGCAGCTCGCCGATCTGGACCGTCCGCCAGAAGGACGTGCCCGTCTCGCCCGCGTATTCCGTCCGCGGAACCGCGTTCCAATCGATGGCCCGGTAGGGTATGGTCTTCTCGCTCATCTCGTTTCCCTCCACGGCACGTCGTCGTCCTTCTCCATGACCAGCTGCGTGATCATGTACGTCGAGCGGCCGCCGTCGTCTTTCTGGTTCGAGCCCAGGCTATAGACGATAAATCCCTCCCCGTCCCGGCGATAAACGAATGGCTGGCCGGTGAACGGATCGACGGGGACCTCTTTCAGGATGCCCGGGACAAGGGCCCCAAGGCTCCCGGGATAGCTGCCGACCCGGCTCCTGTAAAGGCGGCAGGCCAGGCCTGTCCGGGCGGCCAGCAGCGTTGCCTCGGTCAGCGCCTCCTTCATGAAGACCACTTCGAAATTGTCGATCAGCAGCTTGGACCAGTACGCGTACCAGGGACGCCGGTCGAGCTCGAGCTGGCGGGCCCGCAAGGGTTCGCGGCTCCGATAGTAGGGCGCTTTCGCTTGCGTCTCGAGAAAGCCGTATTCCGGCAGATTATAGCGGATATCCCTCATTATGAGAGGCCGGATGACCCAAAGGCCGAGGTTCCTCAGCCAGCTCCGTCCTTCATACACGGAGCCAAGATCGTTCAGACCGCCCCGGAGAGCGTACTGCCCCATTTCCACGGACATGACTCGTTCGCCGCGGAAGGCCCAGGCCAGCCGTTCACGCCAGGGGCCTGGATCCAGGGCGTTCATCAGGCGATCGAGGTCCGCCTCCCCGATGGCCCGGCCGCGGGCCGCCTCGCCGGCGAACCAGGCGAGCAGACGGGTCTCGGCCAACGGGACGAGGAAGGCGATCAGGGTCCCTTCCCGGGCCATGAGAGGCGCGAACTTCAGCCCCGTGACGAGCCTGTCGACCGCGCCGCCCATGTCCCCGTCTTCGGCGCTCAAGATGGCCGCGAAGCAGAGGAGCTTGGCCGTCTGCATCGACTGGATCGCGGACGGTGTCAGACTTTCGAGGAGGGGCCCCGCGGGATCCCGGTAGAGGAAACACGGTTTGTCCCCCATCTGGGTCAGTAGCTCGAAGGCCTTCCGGTTCTCGAGGATCACGTCCCTGAGCGCGGCCTTGTCGGCCTGGGCCAGCGGCCGGCCCGAGGTGAAATCGGTCCAGGCCCGGCCGATGAGCTTCCCCACAGCCACCTTATCCCGGCGGGATCGAGAAGCCTGGTTTCCGGCCGCCCTTCCGGGGATCGTCACGATGTTCTCGAAGGCTTTCCAAAGTCGCGCCGCGTTGTCTTCGTCGGGGCAGGCGGTTGCCAGTTCTTTGGCCGTCAGAGGCACCCCTTCGGCTTTGAGCCGGGCCAGGGCCCGGGACAGCGCCCGGCCTTCCGTATAGTTCAGGATCGCCCGGAAGACAACGACCGCCGCGACGACGATCAGGAGAACCAGTCCGATCCTACTCAAGATCTTCAGCAGCTTCATCGGTGAGCCATCCCTTCAGCCCTCTGCGGGCCTCGATGACCTGACGTTCCTGTTCCCTTCGTGACGCGGCCGCGGCCAGGTTCCCGAGCCGAACCGCCCGGGCAGCTTCCGCCGCCCCCTCGCTTCCCCCAACGGCCTCGGCCACGACGCCGGCCTCACCGTCCGCCGTCATGGGGGCCGTCCGGCCGTCGAGCAAGGCGGCCAGGCGGGCCGCTTCATGCCGGCGGGCCGGCGGATCGGCCAGGAGGACGGCCGCGATCAGGATCGAGCAGCCGGCCGCGACCAACCGCATCCACGGAGCCAGGGCCGTCCTCCGCCGGGCTTCGGCGGCGCGCTTTAGGACCCGCTGGCGCAGCCCCGGCGGCACGGGGCCTGTCGCGAGGCGCCGCAGTTCCCGCTCGATTTCCGGCGAGCCCGAGCCCGGCCCGGCCGTCCTTATCCTTCCATCCTTCACGTCTTCCCCCCGACTGCCTCGCGCAGCTTCCCGATCCCGTAGCGGTAGCGGCTGGCCGCCGTGTTGGCCGATACGCCGCAGACGGAGGCGATCTCCCGGAACGTGAGCCCGTCGAAGATCTTCAGGAAGACGGCCTCCTTTTGCTCGGCCGGCAGCGTCTCGGCGCACCGGACAAGCAGGACCGAGTCCGTCTCCTCGGGAGCAGCCATAACGGAAGCGAAAACGCCGGCGCCGCCATTCATGATCATCCTCTCCCCCTGCCGGCGGACGATCTTGCGCCTGAGGAACCGGCGGGCTTCGTTGCGGGCGACGCGGAAGACAAAGGCCCGCTTGTCCCGGACGAGCCGCCAGCGCAAGTCGCAGCGCGCAAAGCGGCAGAAGGCCTCCTGGAGCACGTCCTCGGCGTCCTCGGCCGATCCGAGCTTGAAGAGAAGATAGCGGTAGAGGCTCTCTCCATGGCGTTCATACAGCTCGTCGA
Protein-coding regions in this window:
- a CDS encoding CaiB/BaiF CoA-transferase family protein; this encodes MKKPPLAGVRILDLSRLLPGPFCTMILADLGAEVIKIEDLESGDYMRSFRPFVGGLSAYFQALNAGKKSLAVNLKAAAGRDLFLRLAASAGVVVESFRPGAVDRLGVGYAAVRAVNPRVVYCSISGFGQDGPDRDRAGHDLDFISRAGLLGLCGWPESRPTIPPVQIADLSSALYAAAGILACLRESEKTGEGRHLDIGMLDSALSWMVMPLGDYSAGERGGRGRLPLSGRHPCYNVYRTRDGRDISLAAIEPKFWGAFCKAAGREDLLPLQFSEKPEDLALVEALFAGLTASEWTDLLRGVDCCCAVVPGLDEVLADPQIRHRGLVIGPPPGGKGVLRPGHPLRDRNAGEAGPCPGHGQHTAEVLSGLGLSAAELDRLEASGVIRRGG
- a CDS encoding ketoacyl-ACP synthase III, with protein sequence MRVKIAGTGKCLPGTDVPGRVVTNEEIVRVLLAHGAVKPGTDRPWGPDELTPQKIVDLVGIRERRWVADSVNTSDMALVSAGAALADAGIGWQDIGILAVGSSTPEALFPSTACMLLNKAIKGEIAAGRLKENEARNAMRIPAFDVLAACTSGLYAADLVRKHLLFGETGSRYGLALGTEVLSRVLDFSDSNADLWGDGSAAVVLERTDGPGGIVCMETGTDVLGIDTAYSTGHDTRHHDAPAHPNVTIKGHEIQKFVLRIIPELIVRTLEKANRTPGRTRDYRIEDVDLFICHQANARIFEFPSKKLGVPLEKFYVNVDRRGNCSSTSVLLALREAVEEGRLRKGDLALLVSFGGGLTWGSMLVEW
- a CDS encoding transcriptional regulator: MVVPLLRLILFAFIAYVAFLFVRVYFGLKNLRPKARTGPRGGVRGAMVKDEVCGTYIPRDEALTEVRDGVERYFCSEDCRRKSRAR
- a CDS encoding acylphosphatase, whose protein sequence is MGSELVRFRVFAGGRVQGVAFRYFAEKYASRLGVTGWVRNLSDGRVEVLAEGPASQIESFLERLREGPRLASIESFDVRREQATGEYTDFRIAFTSD
- a CDS encoding hydroxymethylpyrimidine/phosphomethylpyrimidine kinase, coding for MTKSLITIAGWDPTGGAGALLDLRVFERLGRRGYGVLTAVTAQSPAAVARVVPVPARAVTDQFERLAEGLEIGGIKAGMLATSANLGAAARILGRMEGRPRVIDPVLRSSSGLPLLEKKAWPRLLEACAGRAELITPNLAEAAVLAGRPVRDLAGMKEAAERIHARSGLACLVKGGHLEGRAADVLFDGRDFAEFPHPREARDVHGTGCFLSSAILCYLAEGRPLKEACGLGIFRTVQAIRWAVPAGGGRWVFDLARGRGRLPLGSPS
- a CDS encoding threonine/serine dehydratase; translated protein: MAETAIDMAARIREAYERIRNDIRKTPVERSGPLSRELGAEVFVKWECDQATGSFKLRGALNKLRSLSPADRARGVVSASTGNHGLAISQAARLEGIGLKLFLPETVAEAKKKRIEALGVDVEVRGASCDRAEALARETAARTGRVFVSPYNDWDIIFGAGTAGLELDVQLPGIDEVLVPVGGGGLIAGMAAYLKAVRPGLRVVGVEPETSAFMAASLKAGRLVEIDERPTIADAVAGGIEPGAITFPLCRDLVDAIEAVPEAAIVRALAFAREVHGRMIEGAGALPFAALFHAPASRSGRKIVAFVSGGNIGPERFSAITGLRP
- a CDS encoding DUF72 domain-containing protein is translated as MAKYCVGTAGWSYEDWEGIVYPSPRPRGFHPLEYLPRFIDIVEVNSTFYRPAPPAMVQSWLRRIEARPDFLLSLKLYQAFTHAREGFTAKDVDDVRRATDLVRLRGRLAALLVQFPWSFRNSPANLEYLRRLLDLFAGYPLAVEVRHAGWDAPAFYDLLRERGSAFCNIDQPLFDDSIAPSAVSTTPDFAYVRLHGRNAGNWFREGAGRDDRYDYLYARDELDGWITRIKELGAKSGKVYVITNNHYRGQAMANALQIRNMITGQKVDVPEPMLEKYPVLRQIVRAIQAGQRDLFDKDGGPGTDDKGETT
- the lysA gene encoding diaminopimelate decarboxylase; its protein translation is MNWWETDFASVCGNRLQIAGRDAAALAGRYGTPLYIYGKDRILERYGRLDDAFARHSPLPARICYAMKANPHRGILRLLLKRGAWIDAVSPCEVETALKVGFPAERILFTGTSVSRSDLRFVFGVEGLTINIDAAEQLEVMSEIKREFPDRTIRVSVRWNPGLGRGFDAKAITAGKRSSNGTPIKFGVEARKVLDVFRRARRLGFQPVGLHQHLGSGWVREDFGMVKAAVDRMVRKFREIERAGFPLEFIDFGGGFGPRYLKSRGLFPVEDYIAYICGAVAKAGLGAKALAIEPGKYMVGDAGVLLLGVEYVKESYGNIFACVDGGTFNTVPRPAIYLTAHHEIVNACRVDGQHKARITVAGNLCETGDVFGRERLMPLPESGDILAVLCAGAYCRSMASRFNLREIPREVLI
- a CDS encoding redoxin domain-containing protein; the encoded protein is MGNTRTIWEGDIAPDFTLKDHHNRDFKLSEFGGRRVLLSFHPMAWTPVCAEQMKALEARKAVFDSLRTVAVGISVDSFPCKHAWAKELGIRETRLLCDFWPHGAVAHALGLFREEDGFSGRANLVVDESGRLALIREYDIPQLPDFDEIIAFLRK
- a CDS encoding uroporphyrinogen decarboxylase family protein; translated protein: MTSRERMLRALAREKPDRLPATVHQWQKCHLDAFMGGASELEAFAAAGLDAAVQFSQDLGNYWLRDADFGRFSSPEWRDEATVLGAGSDRRVVRHTITTPGGVLTYAAEGNRMTTWVTEFLIKRDDDIRLIEKYMPVGALDVAATERAYDAVGDRGILRGFVWGDQAGCWQHAALLLDVQDLILRTFDKPDWVHELLRILLEKKLRFIETMRGARFDIVETGGGAASSTLISPAIHKEFCLPYDRRMHDALHTLGFKAVYHTCGGTRGIEELIVANGCDASETLAPVSIGGNQEPWEYKAKIAGRLALIGGLDQFNVLTAGPAARIREKVRELFEKVGGDGGYILSCCDHFFDTPPENLRAYAEAARDCVY
- a CDS encoding DHCW motif cupin fold protein, which codes for MSEKTIPYRAIDWNAVPRTEYAGETGTSFWRTVQIGELRIRIVEYSPGYLADHWCRKGHIVHCLDGEFVNEQENGDRTVMTRGMTYVVSDGASSHRSRTEVGATLLIVDGDFLKPE
- a CDS encoding sigma-70 family RNA polymerase sigma factor, giving the protein MNLDELYERHGESLYRYLLFKLGSAEDAEDVLQEAFCRFARCDLRWRLVRDKRAFVFRVARNEARRFLRRKIVRRQGERMIMNGGAGVFASVMAAPEETDSVLLVRCAETLPAEQKEAVFLKIFDGLTFREIASVCGVSANTAASRYRYGIGKLREAVGGKT